TCTGCAGATCTTTGAGCAGGCAGTGGCCCAGCAATTCGAGAATATCAAATATGCCCTGGAAAAAATAACTGCTGGAGATTTTGACAAAGAACTTGTGGACGGATTGTACAGATCCCTGGTTACAGTCCAGAACTCCACAGGGTATATGGGCTTTGATGAGTTGAAAACCTATGCCCAGCGTACAGCCGATCTGGTGGATCAGGGTCGGAAATCCGACCTGGACTTTGCTCTCATGGCTGACATCCTGAAGCAGGAAGTCGGGATACTGGAATCCATGGTCAAGTCCAAGCTCCAAAGTATCTATCATCCACAGGAAAAATCCGTGGATGCCCAGGTCCAGGAGGCCGGGCCCCAGGCCCAGGAGCAGGGAACAGAAGATTGCGATCCACCAAGAGATGAGCCTGCCCTGGACGGCTCCCAAGATGCTCAGACAGGCCAGGACCAAGAATCTCAGATGATCATGGATCAGTCCGATGCCAAGGACAAGTCAAAGCCTGCGATCGCCTCAACAATCAGAGTGGATCACTCCAAACTTGATGATCTTATGAATCTTATTGGTGAGCTGATCATCAACCGCAACAGGTTTGCCATGCTTTCCAAGTCCCTGGAAGAAGGCCATGATGTTGTTGAGATAGCACAACAGCTGACTGAGACCACTAATTCCATGGCCCGAATTTCCGACGACCTGCAGGTCACCATCATGAATGTGCGCATGGTACCTGTTAAGTCTGTTTTTACCAAGTTTCCCAGGCTGGTCCGGGATTTGAGCAGAAAGAGCAATAAAAAGGTTCAGTTGATTACCGAGGGTGAGGAGACTGAACTGGATAAAAGTGTTGTTGAACTCATTGGAGATCCTCTGGTCCATTTGATCAGGAATTCCGTAGATCACGGTCTGGAGCCAGAAAAAGAACGCATGGACGCAGGCAAAGAACCTACAGGTACAGTCTGGCTCAGGGCAGCCCATAGAGGGAATTCCGTGGTTATCGAGGTGGAAGACGACGGCCGGGGAATCAACCCGGAAAAAATGAAGAATAAAGCCGTAGAAAAGGGGATCATCACCCAGGAAGAGGCCCAGAACATGGAGGATCAGGAAGCTATTGACCTGATCTTTGCCCCTGGCTTTTCCACGGCAGAAAAAGTCACAGACATTTCCGGCCGCGGGGTGGGCATGGATGTTGTCAAGAACAATATCAAGAATCTCAAGGGAAATGTCGTGGTCAATTCAAACCTTGGCAAGGGCACAAGGTTCTTCATTACCCTGCCCTTGACCCTGGCCATTATTGACGCCCTTATGGTCCGGTCCGGCGGGCAGACTTATGCCATTCCCCTGGATGCTGTTTCTGAAACAACCAAGATCGAAGCGGCCAGGTTAAGCGAAATCAACAACCGCAAGGCAGTGACTTTGCGGGGAGAAGTACTGGGACTGGCTGATCTTGATGCTTTGCTGGACTTACCTTCAACCGGTGCAGGCCGGGAAGTCCTTCCTGTTGTCATAATCACTGTGGGAGACCGAAGGCTTGGACTGGTGGTGGATACCTTGCTGGAAAGACAGGAAGTGGTTATCAAATCCCTTGGCGAATATATGGGTGACCAGCCGGGCATTTCCGGAGCCACCATCATGGGAGACGGCAGCGTGGTCCTCATCCTGGACCCCCATGAGGTTTACAAAATGGCTACCAGCAAGATATAGCAGGTCTACGGATATTGGATGTCCGGTTTGGCAGGGTGCTGAGACCACAATTTTTTTGCTGGTGCAGACAAGTTTTTAATGGAACAAAGAAGATCAAAAATAATTTCCCGCCGGGACCTGTTTATGGGGTTTATGAGCCGGGTCCGGGGGCAGGCAATGGAAGATCAGGCTTCTGGAATTGATCCGGAGGTGTTTGAGGCGGACAGGCTTTTACGGGAAAAAAGATATGCAGAAGCAGCAGAGAGCTTCGCAGCCTGCCTGAAAAAAGAACCAGCCCATGAAGAGGCCCTGCGTAAGCTGGGCTACTGCAAATTAAAGCTTAAAGAGACCCGGGAGGCCAGAGAAGTCTGGGAAAGACTGATGCAGTTGAGGCCTAGGGATCACTTTGCAGTTCTCTATACCGGACTGAGCCATGCCATGGACAGGGATGTCCACCAGGCAGTGCAGATCTGGAAATCCTATTTTAATATCAAACAGCCGCACATTCAGAGGGAGATCAACCTGATTCTTGCTCTGCACGAGAAGGGGGATGAGCTGGACCCGGTCGAACTGGTCGATTCAGTGGAACAGGCCATAGCCAGACAGAAGCAGGGCTAATGGGGACTGGCCTGGAGTTGGTCAGCTTCAGGATGTCCTCCCGGTCTAATTGGTCTTGTCAGATCCTGGCTGCTGCATCTCGCTGGTGCTGAAAGACAAAGCTATTTTCTGGGCGTTTTCCGTTTTTTTCCATTCGTCATAGAGTTCCTTCCACTTTTCAAAGTCCAGAACATTTTTTTCCAATTGATCCTCATGCAGATGAGCCCAGGTGTTGAATAGCTGGATTTCCGCCTTGAACACGGCCATGTCCAGAAGCTTGGGGATAAATCCGATTTCATATTTTTTTCCGTCAAACTCATCCAGAATGTGTTCGACGATGGCCTTTTGACAAGTCAGGGGGTTGAGTTCGGTTTTGTTTATCTCTGCAGCCAGCCTGGACAGGTGGCCATATTCCTGCTCAAACTTGCTGATCACCTGATCATCAAGATTGATCTGTAGCTTGTCGTCCTTTTCTTCAACAAAATAGAACCTGAGCCAAAGATCAAACTTGAAAACTTCAGCAATGTCCTTCAGGGCCTCAAGAGTCTTTTCCTGCATCTTTCACTCCAGATTTGGATTTAATATAAAGGTTTATTTCATAGGTTGATTCGGTTAGGATTGCAACCTCAAATCTTTTCAGCTGGAATTGACATTCATGGTTGTTTTGCTTAACTATAAATTATAATTTGAATATGCAGGATTGAATTGATTACATTCATGATTTCGCGTAATGCAAAATGAATTGAATTGAAAACTGTTGTTAAGCAGTTAGAAAGGTTGTTTTTAGATCAGGCCTCTGCGTTTCTTGGTTTAATTTATATTTTAAATGGTCTTTTATGATTCGCAGGCTGATGAAATTGTATTGAGTGATTGCAGGTACTTTGTCACTGCTGACACTTAAGAACTGCAATCGCCAAATTGTCAACTGGAGGAAAGTATGGACGATTACTTGAAGCAGGCTTTGGAGATAGTTAAGGCTCAGGCTAGTGTTCGCAATATGACAGAGGAAGAGATCAATTCCATGATCATGACCCTGAGCCAGGGGATCAAATCGGCCATGGAAGGAACTGCTCCTGGTCAGGATCAGGATGTCCCTGCAGTGGATCCCAGGAAATCCATCCGGGAAAAAACAGTGGTATGTCTTGAATGCAGTAAGTCATTCAAGGTGTTGACCAAAAGACATCTGGCCTCCCATGGACTCACTCCTGAGGAATACAAGGAAAAATGGGGTTTTAAAAAGAACACTTCTCTGGTGGCTAAAGGTCTGGCCAGGGAAAGGCGTAAAAAAATGCAGGACATGCGCCTGTGGGAAAAGAGATCGCCCAAAAAATAGCACAAAAATCAGGCCCGGACCTGTTGCTGAGGCCGGGCCTTGATTTATTTTTTAGCTTTTAGACTACCTTGAATCCTTCCTTTTCAACGGCCTTTTTCACCTTTTCCATATCAAAACCCTGAGGGGCCTCAAATGAGGCTTGTTTTTCTTCCAGGCTCACCTGTACGTTGGAAACCCCATCCAGTCGGGACAGGGCCTCTGTTACGGCCCGGACACAATGCTGGCAGGACATGCCGTGGATATTAACCTTGATCATTCTACCTCCTCATCTTTATCTGGTTTCTGGCTTAGGCACTTCTGAATCAGCTGATCCAGTTCCTCGATCCGGTAAGGTTTGACTATCCCTGCTGAAAAACCATGTGCCTTATAATCTGACATGACCGGATCATTGGCATAGCCACTGGAGACAATAGCTCTGAGCCTGGGATCGATCTGTTTCAGTTTTTGCACGGTCTGTTTGCCGCCCATGCCTCCGGGTATGGTCAGGTCGGCCACTATAACGTCAAAGGGATGATTTTTTTTCACTGATTCGAGGTGGGCATCAATGGCTTCCTGGCCGTTCTGCACACTGGTCACGGAGTATCCCATGCTGGCCAGGTATTCAGAGGTTACTTCCAGGATGTCAGTCTCGTCATCCATGAGCAGGACCCGGGCTCCTGCCCTGGCCTGACCGAGTTCCACCTTGTTTGTGCAAGGCTTTTCAGTTGAAGCCTGGAGGATGATGGTGAATTCGGAACCTTCTCCTATGGCTGAGTCAACCTGAATATAGCCGCCATGTTTTTTGATGATGGAATAAACAACAGCCAGTCCCAGGCCGTGTCCTTTTTGTTTAGTGGTAAAATAAGGATCAAATATTTTGGTCAGGTCCTGTTTTCTGATGCCTATGCCATTGTCCTTGAACCTCAGTCGGACGTAGTTCCCCGGGGGCAGGGAAAAGGGGTTGCCCGGTCCGAGATGGATGTTTTTTGCATCAACCTTGAATACTCCTCCATCAGGCATGGCCTGGTCTGCGTTCATGGCCAGGTTCTGGATGACTTGGGATATCTGTCCCTGGTCCGCAAAAATCGGGTTCAGGCCAGGGGCAATGGAGAATGACACCTTGGAGGCTGATCCGCTCAGGGCGAAATTAACTGTTTCCTTGAGCAGCTGACCAAGATTCAGGGTTTTTTTGATGGGTTCGCCACCCTTGGCAAAGGTCAGAAGCTGCTGAGTTAGGTCTTTGGCCCTGATGGAGGCATTTTCAATGCGTTGCAGGCTTTCCTGGACGGAGTCATTCTTGGCGATCTGGATTCTGCTCAAGGAGATATTGCCTAGAATTGCCGAGAGGATGTTGTTGAAGTCATGGGCTATCCCCCCGGCTAAAAGAGATATGGACTCCAGTTTTTGCTGCCTTGCCATGTCCTGCTCTGCCCTGATTTTTTCGGTCTGATCCGAAAAAGTGGTGAAAAGTCCCTGGAACTGTCCTCCAAAAGAAACCGGAAAGCAGATTATCTCAACGTCTAGAATTTGGCCCGTACTGGTATGTCTTCTGGTCTCAAGACTGATGGTTTCTCCCCTTGAAACAGAATCGCTGATTAACTGTTTTTCATAGTTGAGATCAGGAGGTAAAATAAAGTCATCAAGGTCCTGTCCAGCCAGATCACTGATGGTGTAACCGAAAAGATGGGTGAAACTTTTGTTGATGTCCACAGCAGAGAAATGTTCATCGCAAAGAGCTATGGCTTTAGGGGAGTTGTCAAAAAGCTGCCTGAAAAGGGTTCGCTGCAACTCGATTTCTTGCCTGGCCTTTTCCTGATCGGTTATGTTTCTGGCGATCAAGACTCCATATCCATTGGGCTTGATCCGGACGATCTTGCAATTGATCTCCACAGGAATGGTTTTATGCTTTCTGGTGATGAGGTGGGTACGGATCAGTTGGGAACAGATCTTTTTCTGTTTGAAAAAGTTGGATATTTTTTCGGCTTCATGGTGATCCATGAATCTGGACAGGGGTTCTCCCAATATTTGTGCTGACTCAAAGTCAAGCAGAGATGCAGTGGCCTTGTTGACATCGATGATCAGGCCGGTGGGCACGTCAATAAGAATTATCAGGTCGTTGATGTTGTCCAGGAGGGTTCTGAACCTGGTCAGTTCGTCCAGCTTTGCTTTCAGTTCAGGATAGTAGCTTTTCTGCATGGACTTGGGACCAAGCCCGATAAGCTTTTCCAAGGGGCTGCCATGTCTTTCAGGATCAGATGGAGCTGAGGAGGATTTTCTGGACATCTGACTCGCTCATGGTTTTGGGATTTGTCAGCATGCAGGGGTCATTCAGCGCATTTCTGGCCAGTTCTGGAATGAATTCTTTTTTCAGTCCCATCTCACCAAGGGGTCTGGTCAGCCCGGCCTGGAAGTGGAGATCCACGATCTCATCACAAAGGCTGTCCCGGATGTGCTCCTTTTTCAGGCCAGAGGTTTGAATGCCCATGGCCCTGGCGATGTCAACGTACCGGTCAGCCGAGCTGTCAAAATTGAACCTGACCACATGTGATAATAATAAAGCATTGCACATTCCATGGGGAAAGTCCATAAGCCCGCCCAAGCTGTGAGCCAGGGCATGGACAGCTCCAAGAATGGCATTGGAAAAAGCCAGTCCGGCATGCAGGCTTCCCAGCATGAGTTTGTCCCTGTATTCAGGATTTCCAGGGGCTTTGACCGATTTCAGGATATTCTTCCTGACCAGGCTGATGGCCTGCAGGGCATGGGTGTCGGTAATGGAAAAGGCGGCCCTGGAGACATAGGCCTCGACAGCATGCGTCAGGGCGTCCATGGCAGTGGCTGCAGTCAGCTCAGGGTCCATACTTAAGGTTGTCTCCGGATCGATGAGGGCCATATCAGGAACAACAGCCTTGCTGACAATGGCTATCTTGATCTTTCTTTTGGAGTCATTGATGATGGCGAATTGCGATACATCAGCAGAGCTGCCTGCAGTGGTGGGAATACAGACCAGAGGAGGAGAAGGGATTTCCACCTGATCGATGCCCTCAAAGTCCAGGACATGCCGGTTGTTGGAAACAACAATGCCTACGCCCTTGGCCAGATCCATGGGGCTTCCTCCGCCCACGGCAACTATGGCCTCACAGTGTTCCCGGCGGTAAATTTCAGCTCCAAGCATGACCTGGTAATCTCTGGGATTGGGAGATACTTCATCAAAATAGATGTAGCTTACCTGCGCTTTACTTAGACTGGCCAGGATGCCATCCACCCATCCTGCTTTCTGCACTCCCGGGTCAGATACCACCATGACTTTGTTCACGCCCAGCCTGGCAATGAAGTTTCCGGCCAATGACCTGGCCCCGGGACCGTAGATGAATTCAGGAGCAACAAACTTTCGCAGGTTCATCAAGTCCTCAGCCATGGTCCCTCCCTGGTTGATAAGCATAGGCCGGTTTTGGATTATTGGTTTTAGAAAACCATAATTTAAAGGGCATATCAAGGGGAAAAACTGTTTAGACAGGCTGATATGACTACCTGGGAAATTCCACAACGTCTTCCAAATCAGAAATGGGGCATGGTTAGCCCAGGCTGCAGCCCGGGCTGGGCAAGCGGATCAAAAAGGCCGAGAAAACCTGATAAAATGGAAACTAGTTTTCCTGCATGTGCCACGAACTGCGACCACTTCGAATGTTTTTAATGGGCAGTTCGGGCTGGTCGATTTCAATTATTTCTCCGGTGCTGGT
This genomic window from Desulfonatronovibrio hydrogenovorans DSM 9292 contains:
- a CDS encoding tetratricopeptide repeat protein, whose translation is MEQRRSKIISRRDLFMGFMSRVRGQAMEDQASGIDPEVFEADRLLREKRYAEAAESFAACLKKEPAHEEALRKLGYCKLKLKETREAREVWERLMQLRPRDHFAVLYTGLSHAMDRDVHQAVQIWKSYFNIKQPHIQREINLILALHEKGDELDPVELVDSVEQAIARQKQG
- a CDS encoding PAS domain-containing hybrid sensor histidine kinase/response regulator, with protein sequence MSRKSSSAPSDPERHGSPLEKLIGLGPKSMQKSYYPELKAKLDELTRFRTLLDNINDLIILIDVPTGLIIDVNKATASLLDFESAQILGEPLSRFMDHHEAEKISNFFKQKKICSQLIRTHLITRKHKTIPVEINCKIVRIKPNGYGVLIARNITDQEKARQEIELQRTLFRQLFDNSPKAIALCDEHFSAVDINKSFTHLFGYTISDLAGQDLDDFILPPDLNYEKQLISDSVSRGETISLETRRHTSTGQILDVEIICFPVSFGGQFQGLFTTFSDQTEKIRAEQDMARQQKLESISLLAGGIAHDFNNILSAILGNISLSRIQIAKNDSVQESLQRIENASIRAKDLTQQLLTFAKGGEPIKKTLNLGQLLKETVNFALSGSASKVSFSIAPGLNPIFADQGQISQVIQNLAMNADQAMPDGGVFKVDAKNIHLGPGNPFSLPPGNYVRLRFKDNGIGIRKQDLTKIFDPYFTTKQKGHGLGLAVVYSIIKKHGGYIQVDSAIGEGSEFTIILQASTEKPCTNKVELGQARAGARVLLMDDETDILEVTSEYLASMGYSVTSVQNGQEAIDAHLESVKKNHPFDVIVADLTIPGGMGGKQTVQKLKQIDPRLRAIVSSGYANDPVMSDYKAHGFSAGIVKPYRIEELDQLIQKCLSQKPDKDEEVE
- the ercA gene encoding alcohol dehydrogenase-like regulatory protein ErcA, encoding MAEDLMNLRKFVAPEFIYGPGARSLAGNFIARLGVNKVMVVSDPGVQKAGWVDGILASLSKAQVSYIYFDEVSPNPRDYQVMLGAEIYRREHCEAIVAVGGGSPMDLAKGVGIVVSNNRHVLDFEGIDQVEIPSPPLVCIPTTAGSSADVSQFAIINDSKRKIKIAIVSKAVVPDMALIDPETTLSMDPELTAATAMDALTHAVEAYVSRAAFSITDTHALQAISLVRKNILKSVKAPGNPEYRDKLMLGSLHAGLAFSNAILGAVHALAHSLGGLMDFPHGMCNALLLSHVVRFNFDSSADRYVDIARAMGIQTSGLKKEHIRDSLCDEIVDLHFQAGLTRPLGEMGLKKEFIPELARNALNDPCMLTNPKTMSESDVQKILLSSI
- a CDS encoding chemotaxis protein CheA; the protein is MSQDFFDPEVYSDFVIEAREHLETIEPKLLELEKNPDNLSLLDDIFRPMHSLKGASGFLGLLEMNSLAHKGENILDELRKGRIKVTAGIMDLILEATDALREMVENLEALGNEGNVDTQHIIKHIDDFLEKGEEATSPSKTGSGQSGKPSSVPPGGVYALTMVSQDHLSDFLEEVREILAEVGSILLSLEKDPKGSQESINDLFRHFHNIKGNSAIIGFKEINELTHEVETLLNRVRNGEVEIHNQLVDMLLAVTDTVESALNNVDREKAEVRSIDISEILSQVRSVLDSGGGSGGEAQDSSAQPVVLNDPETGQKDAPVLSGEQELDIDPEDLQIFEQAVAQQFENIKYALEKITAGDFDKELVDGLYRSLVTVQNSTGYMGFDELKTYAQRTADLVDQGRKSDLDFALMADILKQEVGILESMVKSKLQSIYHPQEKSVDAQVQEAGPQAQEQGTEDCDPPRDEPALDGSQDAQTGQDQESQMIMDQSDAKDKSKPAIASTIRVDHSKLDDLMNLIGELIINRNRFAMLSKSLEEGHDVVEIAQQLTETTNSMARISDDLQVTIMNVRMVPVKSVFTKFPRLVRDLSRKSNKKVQLITEGEETELDKSVVELIGDPLVHLIRNSVDHGLEPEKERMDAGKEPTGTVWLRAAHRGNSVVIEVEDDGRGINPEKMKNKAVEKGIITQEEAQNMEDQEAIDLIFAPGFSTAEKVTDISGRGVGMDVVKNNIKNLKGNVVVNSNLGKGTRFFITLPLTLAIIDALMVRSGGQTYAIPLDAVSETTKIEAARLSEINNRKAVTLRGEVLGLADLDALLDLPSTGAGREVLPVVIITVGDRRLGLVVDTLLERQEVVIKSLGEYMGDQPGISGATIMGDGSVVLILDPHEVYKMATSKI
- a CDS encoding heavy-metal-associated domain-containing protein, which codes for MIKVNIHGMSCQHCVRAVTEALSRLDGVSNVQVSLEEKQASFEAPQGFDMEKVKKAVEKEGFKVV
- a CDS encoding MucR family transcriptional regulator translates to MDDYLKQALEIVKAQASVRNMTEEEINSMIMTLSQGIKSAMEGTAPGQDQDVPAVDPRKSIREKTVVCLECSKSFKVLTKRHLASHGLTPEEYKEKWGFKKNTSLVAKGLARERRKKMQDMRLWEKRSPKK